The genomic stretch gcATTTTTCTGATATCTTGGTCGTTTTAACATGTATGGTTGTTTCGGGTAGGTGCTAAACGACGTTGCAAAAAGTAGTGACGGAGGAATTCATTGTTCTATAGATGTTACAAGCTCATGTCCAAGCAACTTGAGGAGTGCCGTTGCTGAATGCTTCGCGAAACTATTCACGGTAGTTGTAAGTGACTTAAAATTGACCGTCAAAAGGGCGAAATCAACGGCCAAGATAGACAACATTTGTGTAGGCACCTACTCTCGCTCGTACATCCCGTTTACAGCATTGGAAGACAATGTTATTGTTTCATTTGGCGATCTTTATGCCAACGAAACTTGTAAGGTTGAAGTCGATCTTCACCTTCCTCACGTGACTTCTCAACAACCTTGCGATCTTCTCCATTTCTCGTATTCATGGAGGTAATTCTTGTGCAAACTAGTTTTTTAGTCTCGATCTGTCATTTGTTTGCATTTTCTAAAATCTTTCTAAGAACagtatgtaaacaaatgactgagacgaaTAAAGTATTTGTACACATCCAACTATTTGCGTCATAAGTTTCTTAATCCTTCTCGATGTTATTGCTAGGTAATAGGTATAAACATGAGCAACTCACCTACATACATGCTCAAGGTCATACCTAATCCTCGATGATTTTGCACTACTGTAATCTTATTAGAAAggagaaaaagaatggaaatttGGATAATGTGTGAAGAAACTAGATtaaggctctgttcttttggacttatttTTAGTTCttatcagttcagttcagttcatttcAGCTCCATTaatttcagtttagttcagacAATTTTTGTCCAAAAGAGCATGGCCTTAATAGTTAATCCTTTTACCAATTGTAGGGCAATGGAAGAAGTCTTTAATTCAAGTTCTCGACTTGTTCGTGTGAATCGCGTAGCCAATCATATCAGGGAAGGTGGTAGTGAACAAGAAAACGGCGAAACAGGGTTGAGGGATGTTGATCGTCTTAGCAAATTTCAAGGATTATCCGAGCTTCTAAAGGGGTTGTGGCTGCAATTAAACAACATTTCATCATGCATTTACAAGCTCTTGATCCCGCCTTTTCTAGTCGTTCTTAGCCTTCTCTCGTCGAGAACCCAAGACATGTTAAAAAGTCTTACAATGGTCTGGATCAGATTTCGGGAATCTATAAAATCTGAGGCGGGTGGCAATAAGGTGCCTACCAAGAAGAATGACCGGTCTCAAGCAGCACCGCTCAAGGGGCTTGGTTCACAGGTTATCGATGTTTCATTACGCATGTCCAAATACTTGTTCCCCCTTCTTATCATCATTCTAATCCTTTATGGTATGAGCAAACAAGTTGGGATTAAGAGTCCGATTGAGCGAGAAGTTTTACAAAGAGATGTTCCCCGAGTTACTGATTTGAGGGCTTATTATTGTAACAGTCATTTGGGAATCTTGTCTGATCATCTAAGGACGGCGTTGGATTCTGTTATGATACTACGCGATATACTAAGCAATTACATGGAACAACAACATATTAGGCTTCAACCGCATGAAGGACAATCGAGTGATCATCTAGTTCATTCGAGAAATGTCAAGGCCGCCTTAGGTGAGCATATACACATGACCTTTGAGTGGTCTAAAGCCATTAAAAAGGTATTACATAATGCTGAAACCATCCCGTTACATGTGAAGAATTGGGAGGCCAGAATTATCGATCAAAATCCCGtgaaagacgaatcaaataacaGTCGTAAATACTTGGCTTGTCTTGTTTTGCTCCTTGCAAGCCTTGTTGGAATGCGCCTCAATAAACTGTCAGTCCGATCACTTCAAGGCTGTCTAACTCATGTCTCGACGAGCATCAAAGCCATGGCAAAGAGTCTCCTTGGTTCATCCAAGAAGATTGACCCGTCTCTTACAGCGAAACTCGTGGAAGACATGAGTAATCATATACAGAAAACCTTATATTCTGTTCAAATAATCCGGGGAATACTAAGCGATTATGTGAAGCAGCATACTGAGTTTGAAGATAACAACAATAACTTGAAAGACTCGGTTCGTTCCCGTAATGTGAAAGCCTTGGGTGACTATATCAAAAAAGCTTTTAACTCTGTTGAAGCCATTGAAGACATACTAAAGCAAAGTACTTGAATATTGTTCCAAGCACCCTTCCATGTTTTTTGGCTAAGACATTTTCAGCTACCCAATTACTTGCCTATCTTTTTTGGCTATGTTTTATGGTTTTAATAATACTAGTTGTTGCGCCGCGCCCTCCCGGGCGCGGAGCCCCAATTTGGACAACTGTTTATGAAATCCCGATAAGAATATCGTGTAGGTGTTGTGCTTATGTGTATAGAATAGTTTGTGAATTACTTTGCCAATCTGGGTCAAACCACGCAATGGCCATATTGACTGCCTGATTGCATTATTGTGGGTGAGCAACTGAGCATCATCATATAGGATGAAAGTCGTAATAAAGGTATGAATATACATGGTACATAGGATTATGATGGGACAAAGTGATGAATGTATACAAGTAGAACAAGGTAGTCAGGCATAAAAGAGTTACTTGTACACTATTTATTTGAAATGCATTTTTTTTCCGGTATCCGAGTTAATTTTCTTCTTCGCTGCAAGTTCTTGAATTGTTCATCTTTCTCATCATCACCCTGAGCTGACGAACCTTGAGCTGACGAGAGCAAAAATGAGAATGCTTGCAGATAAGGATAGACACATAATGTCAATCGTAATATCTAAATTAAGGGTACAATTTTAAAGGACAGAAGTTTAAAACCTGGAGTGTTGTGCGATGATGTTGCCAATCATTGCCACTTGTTGATTAAATCGTTCCTTAGCTCGCTACAGATTATAAACCTCAGGATACAAAGAGGAAAAGATGAGAAAAGGAAAGGAGAAAAGGCGGAGAATGAAAGGAAGAAAGAGGCTAAAAATGAAAGGCGTGAAGTGAAAGGAGAACAAGAGAGGCAGGATGAAAGGCGCCTACACATTTCAAACCTAGCATTCAATGAAGCGAGTCACATAAAAAGAGGTCATCTTAAGTCCAAATAATATTTTTCACAGTAACAGCATAACTAAACAAATAAAGATGCACACTACAGTTAGTTACCTCTCACTGTCCCTTTCGGCGAGGCTAGACCTATGAATATCGCCCTTTTAACATGAACAATCCAGCCTTCTCCTTGTCTCTGCCTCGAATACTCACTCATTTGAACAACTCCCCCCAAAATAAATAACAACTCAGTATAAAATTAACTCCAACACCAAGAAACGGGTACGATCCACACAGAAAATTTTGTGCTAGGCCAGTTTTTCTAGGTTTACACAATACTGTATGAGGCATTTTCTATTGCAGTGCATACTTCCCGCACATAACATGAGACATCACCCAAATAAAATCACCATTCATCAAACTCGATTATCCACTTGGACACGGTAGATACACATATCTGGACCTTATTTCACAACAATTCAGATCCGTCAATAGGCATATTGCGTCCATCTCTTCACTACGCATACGTAACAATGAGACATCTACCGAAAGAAAGAATTCAGGTGTGAGTTCAAAGTACGGTATACAAAATGACGTTAACCAAAAAACACAAAATATACAcgtcaaactaaaataaaataaactaaatatGGATGTGCAGATAACCTTTTTTAAGAGAGGTCAAATCCATTTCCTAATCCCGAGAAAGGCAATCTACCGAAATCAGTAGTCCGTTTCCTAGGAAGGTGCGTAAATTTCTCCCATTCTCTATTTTCGTCAAACCTGtgtaattttgaaaaaaaaattataaaatagaaTTAATCGCCTGCAGCTGAAAATAGAGACTAAACGTGCACCACTTATAgctgaaaaataataaaattgaaTTAATTCTCCTATTCTCTATTGAAGTCTATGGTTGGAATAACGTGCACCACTTAGAAATCTAGAAAAGACATGTTTATCGCAATACAAAAATACCCAGTATCAACAGGCTAAAATATATATATGCAAGTGACTAACCAGCGAATGAAGTACATCGGCCTGCCACTCATAGCAAGCAGCGCGTCAAAATCGATTCTTCCCTTATTCATATTAACACCCTTGACAAACGTTGAATCCCAGCATGTTCCGAACCATATTCGGTTCCTAATATCAAAATGAAACTCAGTGGTTAAACCAAAAAGCAGCAGAGATAAGCGAATATTCAGACATTAGTCGGTGACCCAATCACCATACTCAGCAACGAAACCTCATACCTATTACCATTACACACACCAAGTATTGTTGCAGCAAAATAAAATGAGGCTCGGTTGCCGCCTTGTACCTCGGATCTCTAGAATTAACAACTACAATtagaacaacaacaaacaaaatttAGAACCTTAAAACGAATACAACAATACTAATAGTGACACGGTAACAAGCATAAAGcattgatgataataataataatttcctccTGAGGCCACTTCCCAACAGCAACCTCATGCCCCGTAAGCATATACCCGTAAACCCtcatttttcatcatttttttgtgATTTCAGTAGGAATTGCTTTCCTCGATAGAGATTTGCACATACCTGGATATTATCATAAAGTTCAAACATAGGCACAGCCAACAACTTTAGATTCTTTGGTACAGCGAAGTATTCTCTCTCAGGCAAGTGAACCATCTAAAGCTTTTTACACTCCTGCCAAAAAATGGTTGGGGTCAACATATTTTAcagattaaaaataaaaaaaaaaaaacagagagaaTGTGTGGATTGATTGCAAAACGTGTTTTCAcagattaaaaataaaaaaacagagAGAATGTGTGGATTGTCAACATATTTTACAGAACACACTCCTGCCATTTTCACCGGGTTTTAAACCCTATTTTCTCAGCAATGTGCGGATGAGTAAAGGATGATTTAAGGCGGCGAGTTTTTTGATGAGTAATTGCAGGTTATAAATGCGAAGTCGATTGCTCGTTGTTGAGATAATAGGGTTTTTGAAAATGGAAACGTTAACGAGTTTGGAAATTGGGCAGGAAGATTGGAAAAGCAGAATTAAAGGCAGTGAATAGAAGAGGGTAAGGTTAGAGTGGAAGGTCAGCGAATGAACTTACTACCAAAGGAAAGATGAAAGAGCAGGATACCTTTATACAAGCAATACGAACAATTAGAAATTGTTGTACATATCTATAACCTCAACTCAAGGCTAATCTTCGTAACCCTTACAAACAACTTCAACAACACCCCCCCAAAATCTCAGTTATAAGTAGCAGAATAGCAAACAAATCTTTACCCATTAAATAAAATCAATCtaaaatgaaaaataaactaTAACCTCGTAAAGTAACATAGAAACAGAGTATTACTACCGTGTAACCCTAACCAATTCAATTTAGGCAATCTAATTCCAGCCCCGataaataacaaaataataaacaATAAGAACGAGCGGAAAGATGCAATGTACGGACAAAATATAAGATCAATATTCACATTGGTATACACACAAAAAATTCACTCAAAATGGTAGACATTCTAAAATTCAATAGGGCGCCACTGTTAAAAAATGAAACAAGATAAGGAAATCCTAAAAAAGGACACTGAAATTTAACAAAACCCTAATATTCAACAGGGCACCAACCTAATATATGAGCCAAAAACCCACAAAACGCTTAAACAGTAAGAATGATCCGAAGGGAGTTCTCTTCACAGATTCGATATCAGCTGTAGGAGCTGCATCAACCTACaacaaaaaacattaaaaacGTGAAAAAGATGGAAACTTTATTATTGAGAACAAAAATCAGACGAAACACGGATTGTAATAATGGATTACGAAGGTCGCTTTTATAATAGAAGTGAGGAAAAAATGGAGAAATATCTAATAAAATGATACGGTGACATTACAATTGATAATCAAAGAAATggcaacaacaataataagagtAATACTAATCGGCAACAAACccagaaaaaaatgaaaaggatGAGCTTACCAGTTTTAGATAATCGGAGATGAGAGCTAAAATCATCGGCTGAGTTCAGATTAGGAAAAGAGAGGGAGAAATGAATCGTTGTTCCCGCAGTTGTCATCAAAAGCGTCATCGTCATTGCCATCACATCAGCACCTTATCGTCACTACCATGACACCAAGTCCTCATCGCCAAAGCCGTGGTCTGATATTGAATGAAGAGATAAACACGGATAACAAATTACCATAATACCAAACTGATTAAACAAGGATATTAATTGATCACCCTAATTTGGACCACAAAAATGATTTTCCCGATATGAAGGAATTGATCTTCGTGTGAGGATAAGGGGATACGAAAGAGCATTGTAATTAGACTGATGAAACTAATATGAAACTGAAACTAAAACAACCAAACTTGAAACTGAAACTAAAACAACCAAACTTGAAACTGAAACTAATACATAATTAAACTGGCCGCATAAATACTTATTAATTCGACAGGGCAccattggggggaaaaacaagaTAAGGAAAGCCTAAAAAAAGACActaaaaatcaatcaaaaccctgAAATTCAATTCAATAGCACAACAACCTAATATATGAGCAAAAAAATCCCACGAAACGCTGATCAAATTCAAAGTTGTAAACAAAAAAACTTAGGAAAAAAAGtcgaaataatgaacaaggaaaaggAGAAAGACGATGTAACCTTAAAAGTGTCGCCATCGGCATCATCAGGGGTTGTTCCGTCGTCGACTCATCATCAGCACCGTCATCGTCACCCTGCCATCGTCATTGTGGCGTGATATTGAAGGAGAAAGAGGAAAATGTCACTGAGATGGAGCTATAGAGTAAAAGGATTGACGAGGGTTTTCTAGAGGCGATGAAAATAAGCGGATGAGAAGTGATgaagaaaaaatgatgaaaagtTGTGGATGAGTATAACAGAGAATGGAAGGTGGAGATCTAATGGGTAAATCTAAGGGCAGAGGGAGACTTTGGGTGATCCTATTCATTGCTACAGTTCACCCAAGTCCTCCCTTTTTAAGGGCCTGCTTGGATTGGGGGTAAAAGAGGGGGAATGAATAAGGGAGTAATATGTAAGGTGT from Silene latifolia isolate original U9 population chromosome 5, ASM4854445v1, whole genome shotgun sequence encodes the following:
- the LOC141656479 gene encoding uncharacterized protein LOC141656479, which codes for MSLSDEEQIVATTYDSGTKHETLKRGNIKVTTINKEETGIEESHLSVFLEVTGSGYKNERPGVDIVTVLDVGESMKGEKLETLKGVMRLLIDKFSSADRLSIVTVSKNPQKLCGLRQMSLVSQAEIEKLVSGLETRPGKDVNGSLDMAFKVINDRKYVTGRRVAILLMSDGDQFEVPIKHTFFESMPVYTFGFGDDLINSMVLNDVAKSSDGGIHCSIDVTSSCPSNLRSAVAECFAKLFTVVVSDLKLTVKRAKSTAKIDNICVGTYSRSYIPFTALEDNVIVSFGDLYANETCKVEVDLHLPHVTSQQPCDLLHFSYSWRAMEEVFNSSSRLVRVNRVANHIREGGSEQENGETGLRDVDRLSKFQGLSELLKGLWLQLNNISSCIYKLLIPPFLVVLSLLSSRTQDMLKSLTMVWIRFRESIKSEAGGNKVPTKKNDRSQAAPLKGLGSQVIDVSLRMSKYLFPLLIIILILYGMSKQVGIKSPIEREVLQRDVPRVTDLRAYYCNSHLGILSDHLRTALDSVMILRDILSNYMEQQHIRLQPHEGQSSDHLVHSRNVKAALGEHIHMTFEWSKAIKKVLHNAETIPLHVKNWEARIIDQNPVKDESNNSRKYLACLVLLLASLVGMRLNKLSVRSLQGCLTHVSTSIKAMAKSLLGSSKKIDPSLTAKLVEDMSNHIQKTLYSVQIIRGILSDYVKQHTEFEDNNNNLKDSVRSRNVKALGDYIKKAFNSVEAIEDILKQST